In Deinococcus puniceus, one genomic interval encodes:
- the ybeY gene encoding rRNA maturation RNase YbeY, giving the protein MIDLIVQKKPPAGLRPALRASLEAVMAHFGVQEREVTVVLVGDRAIRALKLEHWGEDAATDVLSFPAWEPGDPFVPPILGDIIISLDTAGRQAEARGHSLTREVALLASHGMTHLVGHDHPHADGLGFEEGAAGPEWTVFHGAWDAARAALPDGI; this is encoded by the coding sequence GTGATCGACCTGATCGTTCAGAAAAAGCCGCCTGCGGGCCTGCGTCCGGCGCTGCGGGCCTCGCTGGAAGCGGTCATGGCGCATTTTGGGGTGCAGGAGCGGGAAGTGACGGTGGTGCTGGTGGGTGACCGGGCCATCCGGGCGCTGAAGCTGGAGCATTGGGGCGAGGACGCGGCCACCGACGTGCTGAGTTTTCCCGCGTGGGAACCCGGCGATCCGTTTGTCCCCCCCATTTTGGGCGACATCATCATCAGTCTGGATACGGCGGGGCGGCAGGCAGAGGCGCGGGGGCATTCGCTGACACGGGAAGTGGCGCTGCTGGCCAGTCACGGCATGACGCATCTGGTGGGCCATGACCACCCACACGCCGATGGGCTGGGCTTCGAGGAAGGCGCGGCGGGGCCAGAGTGGACGGTGTTTCACGGCGCTTGGGACGCCGCCCGCGCAGCCCTCCCCGACGGGATCTAG
- a CDS encoding PhoH family protein, whose protein sequence is MPEQTPESQTPETAANGAHTGTPTAPTTSNPVTATITLTNQRQAFALLGTGDVNLRRMRELTRARLIARGETITITGEEADVVAAERMVKDALDVIRGGGELTPDSLLRSARLSGEGRSLAAETQVNGMSLPRGIRPKTPGQKVYLEKVEKSDITFGIGPAGTGKTYLAVAMAVQALRNKRVKRIILTRPAVEAGEKLGFLPGDLQAKIDPYLRPLYDALQDMLDQDKFESYLTSGVIEIAPLAFMRGRTLNDAFVILDEAQNTTGEQMKMFLTRMGFSSKVVVTGDVTQIDLPRHISSGLAVAKRVLSNIEGIEWHEFTDVDVVRHPLVGRIIKAYEIAENAEQDKRAARRGEFASIPEVDTDPVGADD, encoded by the coding sequence ATGCCCGAACAGACGCCCGAGTCTCAGACGCCCGAAACGGCTGCAAACGGCGCACACACCGGGACACCCACGGCCCCGACCACCAGCAATCCGGTGACGGCCACCATCACGCTGACCAACCAGCGTCAGGCGTTTGCGCTGCTGGGCACAGGCGACGTGAACCTGCGCCGGATGCGCGAACTGACCCGTGCCCGCCTGATCGCACGCGGCGAGACCATCACCATTACCGGAGAAGAAGCCGACGTGGTGGCTGCCGAACGCATGGTCAAAGACGCGCTGGACGTGATTCGCGGCGGCGGTGAGCTGACGCCCGACAGCCTGCTGCGCTCGGCCCGCCTGAGTGGAGAAGGGCGCAGCCTCGCCGCCGAAACGCAGGTGAACGGCATGAGCCTGCCGCGCGGTATCCGGCCCAAAACGCCGGGGCAAAAGGTGTATCTGGAAAAGGTCGAAAAGAGCGACATTACTTTCGGCATCGGCCCCGCCGGAACCGGAAAAACCTACCTCGCGGTGGCGATGGCGGTGCAGGCCCTACGCAACAAGCGGGTCAAGCGCATTATTCTGACCCGCCCAGCCGTAGAAGCCGGAGAAAAACTGGGCTTCTTGCCCGGAGACTTGCAGGCCAAAATTGACCCCTATCTGCGCCCGCTGTACGACGCGCTTCAGGACATGCTGGATCAGGACAAGTTCGAATCCTACCTGACGAGCGGCGTGATCGAAATTGCTCCGCTGGCGTTTATGCGCGGGCGCACGCTCAATGATGCTTTCGTTATCCTCGACGAAGCGCAGAACACCACTGGCGAGCAGATGAAGATGTTCCTGACCCGCATGGGCTTCAGCAGCAAGGTGGTCGTGACGGGCGACGTAACCCAGATCGACTTGCCGCGCCATATTTCCAGCGGGTTGGCCGTCGCCAAACGCGTGCTGAGCAACATCGAAGGCATCGAATGGCACGAATTTACAGACGTGGACGTGGTGCGTCACCCGTTGGTGGGCCGGATCATCAAAGCCTACGAAATCGCTGAAAATGCCGAGCAGGACAAGCGGGCCGCACGCCGGGGCGAGTTTGCCAGCATCCCGGAAGTGGACACCGACCCGGTAGGCGCAGACGACTGA
- a CDS encoding shikimate dehydrogenase family protein, protein MHRAAFAWAGLAGSYEAVRVPPADLGAALAELRQGRILGANLSLPHKEAALPYLDSLTAAARAIGAVNTIIYREGKLLGDNTDAPGFLAALADVGVSPDGAAVVLGAGGAARAAVWALRSPLGSQGRQVFVVNRTRAKAERLTADLGGLAADLPEIRWAEVGLIVNASSAGLSAPDQSPLPDFDFSPLPKSALIYDMVYKPADTRLMRDARAAGLRAENGLGMLAHQARLAFLAWTGVDVPVRVFLDALHAAQVVSPLPSPEAEHV, encoded by the coding sequence ATGCACCGCGCCGCTTTTGCTTGGGCGGGCTTGGCAGGCAGTTACGAGGCGGTGCGTGTGCCGCCCGCCGACCTAGGCGCGGCCCTTGCCGAACTGAGGCAGGGGCGCATCTTGGGCGCAAATCTGAGCTTGCCCCATAAGGAAGCCGCCCTGCCGTATCTAGACAGCCTGACCGCAGCGGCGCGGGCTATCGGTGCAGTGAACACCATTATTTACCGGGAAGGCAAGCTGTTGGGCGACAACACGGACGCGCCCGGATTTCTTGCGGCTCTGGCGGATGTTGGCGTCTCTCCGGACGGAGCAGCGGTGGTGTTGGGTGCGGGCGGCGCGGCGCGGGCGGCGGTGTGGGCGCTGCGTTCTCCGCTCGGTTCTCAGGGGCGTCAAGTGTTTGTGGTCAACCGGACTCGTGCCAAAGCGGAACGCCTCACTGCCGATCTGGGCGGACTGGCTGCCGACTTGCCAGAGATTCGGTGGGCCGAAGTCGGCTTGATCGTCAACGCTTCCAGCGCTGGTCTGAGTGCCCCCGATCAGTCCCCACTCCCAGATTTCGATTTCTCCCCGTTGCCCAAGTCGGCCCTGATCTACGACATGGTCTACAAACCTGCGGACACCCGGCTGATGCGCGACGCCCGCGCCGCTGGACTGCGGGCCGAAAACGGGCTGGGAATGCTGGCCCATCAGGCTCGGCTGGCCTTCTTGGCGTGGACTGGGGTAGACGTTCCGGTGCGGGTGTTTCTGGACGCCCTGCACGCGGCGCAGGTGGTCAGTCCGTTGCCTAGCCCGGAGGCCGAGCATGTCTGA
- a CDS encoding CHASE domain-containing protein, producing MSERPAPMSVKDTLIDQPDHGLLGRTSRMIPLAVLLLVLLLTVATAATIARFVRDQQEARFEREATAHTFALKNRIGDYENLLRATRAYWMSNQDMVLPSVFDDFVTRLDLTRRYPGVAAVGFAAWIPAADTAELEAGIRAGAGSEYRIKPLTSSQAMRAPVVTLSPLNNATQSAWGFDLYSDPDRRAALDLARLNNSVQATGRVNLQRTPGGPPDLGFLLILPVWNGMQPTDDEQVQDGGGGTRTLAGFIYLVARADEFLAQLDEGGTPNGLSITTRLAGQRLEKVPLPAALSFRSDTKLTLAGQAWTLNYGAPIGFGRDLAANLPLLTLLAGLLVAGLAFRLTHVQVQSRESTERINRRLTLVQARQARDRAEFEAIFQAMQDAAAFTDDTGRVRLVNRALTEQFGVDSAALIGEPLARLHLDRRLEGRTTFQAITTPYQRADGSVFSGEAQRSEVVDGRGEQLGLLEVIRDVTDRVQAERAVQAGERRYRGVLDAIPHILWASSPAGDVTYVNAQHHERLSEGSVREAVLAADLLTYDNMWHSAYEIGDRAQCEVRLHVGEAYRWFVVRVAPILDERGSVAEWVASATDIHDRLEAERLAQRSEERYRGVLEGMPQIVWLTDPAGLPTYFNRRWDEYVGEERASTGLLNLLHPDDRGEYQQRWAAAVKATRPFEAEHRLLGKGGWYRTFVTRGLPVHDAQGQVIEWVGTSTDVDDSVYAETASRLIADVSEQLSARAEDPLAARAGHYHAALELLTGRLAESAALWSAPPELAVLAASRTGAVWQAAHMQAAATAAVRRVAELEEPLIIPSHPLLHAVNATGALLFPLMGRDGTLRGVLALTYRQALTDRDQELAQELAKRFATALDNDALRVRAISAQQDLQALNQSLEERVQRRTLELEEANRELEAFSYSVSHDLRTPLRHIVGFGDLLKKDAGEGLGPKSQRYLAVMTDAASRMSRLIDDLLEFSRMGRQELRSGPVPLGPLLETVWNTLEPDRQGREIVLTVGPMPTVPGDAALLTQVFVNLLSNAIKYTRNRPDARIEVSAEWPLLSSSGASESVHTQSGRVNLQKAAQNHAVITVQDNGVGFDGRYADKLFGVFQRLHRAEEFEGTGIGLANVRRVVMRHGGSVQAQSVPGEGATFRVTLPLQSPQT from the coding sequence ATGTCTGAGCGCCCCGCACCGATGTCGGTCAAAGACACGCTGATAGACCAGCCGGATCACGGGCTGTTGGGCCGCACTTCGCGCATGATTCCGCTGGCGGTGCTGCTGCTGGTGCTGCTGCTGACGGTGGCGACGGCGGCCACCATCGCCCGTTTCGTGCGCGATCAGCAAGAAGCCCGCTTTGAGCGCGAGGCGACGGCCCACACCTTTGCCCTGAAAAACCGGATCGGCGATTACGAGAACCTGTTGCGGGCCACCCGCGCCTACTGGATGAGCAATCAGGACATGGTGTTGCCGTCGGTCTTCGACGACTTCGTGACCCGCCTTGACCTGACGCGCCGCTATCCGGGCGTGGCTGCTGTGGGGTTCGCCGCGTGGATTCCTGCCGCCGACACCGCCGAACTGGAAGCGGGCATCCGGGCCGGGGCCGGTTCCGAATACCGCATCAAGCCGCTGACCTCCAGTCAGGCCATGCGCGCGCCTGTGGTGACCCTGTCGCCCCTGAACAATGCTACGCAGAGTGCGTGGGGGTTCGACCTCTACAGCGACCCGGATCGCCGCGCCGCGCTGGATCTGGCCCGCCTGAACAACAGCGTGCAGGCCACCGGGCGCGTGAATTTGCAGCGCACCCCCGGTGGCCCGCCCGATCTCGGATTCCTGCTCATTTTGCCGGTATGGAATGGAATGCAGCCCACCGACGACGAGCAGGTTCAGGATGGAGGCGGCGGCACACGCACACTGGCGGGCTTCATCTATCTGGTGGCCCGCGCCGACGAGTTTCTGGCCCAGTTGGACGAGGGAGGCACGCCGAATGGCCTCAGCATCACGACCAGATTGGCCGGGCAACGGCTGGAAAAAGTGCCGCTGCCTGCCGCTCTGTCGTTCCGTTCCGATACCAAGCTGACCTTGGCAGGGCAGGCGTGGACGCTGAATTACGGCGCGCCCATAGGATTTGGGCGAGATCTGGCGGCCAATCTGCCCTTGCTGACGCTGCTGGCTGGGCTGTTGGTGGCCGGGCTGGCCTTCCGGCTGACCCATGTGCAGGTGCAGTCCCGCGAGAGTACCGAGCGAATCAACCGCCGCCTGACGCTGGTGCAGGCCCGTCAGGCGCGTGACCGGGCCGAGTTTGAGGCGATTTTTCAGGCCATGCAGGACGCCGCCGCCTTTACCGACGACACCGGGCGCGTGAGGCTGGTGAACCGCGCCCTGACCGAGCAATTCGGGGTGGACAGCGCGGCCCTGATCGGAGAACCGCTGGCCCGGTTGCATCTAGACCGCCGCTTGGAGGGGCGCACCACCTTTCAGGCCATCACCACGCCGTATCAGCGGGCCGATGGCAGCGTGTTCTCGGGCGAGGCCCAGCGCAGCGAAGTCGTCGACGGGCGCGGCGAGCAACTGGGCCTGCTGGAAGTGATCCGCGACGTGACAGACCGCGTGCAGGCCGAGCGGGCCGTACAGGCCGGAGAACGGCGCTACCGGGGCGTGCTGGACGCCATTCCGCACATTTTGTGGGCCAGCAGTCCGGCGGGCGACGTCACCTACGTGAACGCGCAACATCACGAGCGCCTGAGCGAAGGCAGCGTGCGGGAGGCGGTGCTGGCCGCCGATCTGTTGACCTACGACAACATGTGGCACAGCGCCTACGAAATCGGTGACCGCGCCCAGTGCGAGGTGCGCCTGCATGTGGGCGAGGCTTACCGCTGGTTCGTGGTGCGGGTGGCCCCGATTTTGGATGAGCGGGGCAGCGTGGCCGAGTGGGTGGCGAGCGCCACCGATATTCATGACCGCCTAGAGGCCGAGCGGCTGGCCCAGCGCAGCGAGGAGCGCTACCGGGGCGTGCTGGAGGGCATGCCGCAGATCGTGTGGCTCACCGATCCGGCAGGGTTGCCCACCTATTTCAATCGCCGCTGGGATGAATACGTGGGCGAAGAACGCGCCAGCACGGGCCTGCTGAACCTGCTGCACCCCGATGACCGGGGCGAATACCAGCAGCGCTGGGCGGCGGCAGTGAAGGCCACCCGTCCCTTCGAAGCCGAACACCGCCTGCTGGGAAAAGGCGGCTGGTACAGAACATTCGTGACGCGCGGCCTGCCTGTTCACGACGCGCAGGGTCAGGTCATCGAATGGGTGGGCACCAGCACCGATGTGGACGACAGCGTGTACGCCGAAACCGCCTCGCGCCTGATCGCCGACGTGTCCGAGCAACTGAGTGCCCGCGCTGAAGACCCGCTGGCCGCCCGCGCCGGGCACTATCACGCGGCGTTGGAACTGCTGACGGGACGGCTGGCCGAGAGTGCCGCCCTCTGGAGCGCCCCGCCCGAACTGGCCGTGTTGGCCGCCTCACGCACGGGCGCGGTGTGGCAGGCGGCCCATATGCAGGCGGCGGCAACGGCGGCGGTGCGGCGCGTGGCCGAGCTGGAAGAACCGCTGATTATTCCGTCTCATCCGCTGCTGCACGCCGTAAACGCCACCGGGGCGCTGCTGTTTCCGCTGATGGGCCGCGACGGCACCCTGCGCGGCGTGCTGGCCCTCACCTACCGACAGGCCCTGACTGACCGCGATCAGGAGTTGGCGCAGGAACTTGCCAAACGCTTTGCCACCGCCCTCGACAACGACGCCCTGCGTGTGCGGGCCATCAGTGCCCAGCAGGATTTGCAGGCCCTGAACCAGTCGCTGGAGGAACGGGTGCAGAGGCGCACGCTGGAACTTGAGGAAGCCAACCGCGAACTCGAAGCCTTCAGCTACTCGGTCAGCCACGACCTCAGAACCCCGCTGCGGCATATCGTGGGCTTTGGCGACCTGCTGAAAAAGGACGCCGGAGAGGGGCTGGGGCCAAAAAGCCAGCGCTATTTGGCCGTCATGACCGACGCCGCCAGCCGCATGAGCCGCCTGATCGACGACCTGCTGGAGTTTTCGCGCATGGGCCGTCAGGAACTGCGGAGCGGGCCAGTGCCGCTGGGGCCGCTGCTGGAGACGGTGTGGAATACGCTGGAACCAGACCGACAGGGCCGCGAGATTGTCCTGACCGTTGGCCCCATGCCCACCGTCCCCGGCGACGCCGCGCTGCTGACTCAGGTCTTCGTGAATCTGCTGTCCAACGCCATCAAGTACACCCGCAACCGGCCCGATGCCCGAATCGAGGTCAGTGCCGAGTGGCCGCTCCTTTCAAGCTCCGGAGCATCCGAGTCGGTGCACACGCAGTCTGGCCGGGTCAATCTGCAAAAAGCCGCCCAGAATCACGCCGTCATTACGGTTCAGGACAACGGTGTGGGATTTGATGGGCGGTATGCCGACAAATTGTTCGGGGTCTTTCAGCGCCTGCACCGCGCCGAAGAATTTGAAGGCACGGGCATCGGCCTCGCCAACGTGCGCCGCGTGGTCATGCGGCACGGCGGCAGCGTGCAGGCCCAGTCCGTGCCGGGGGAGGGGGCCACTTTCCGGGTAACCCTGCCCCTCCAGTCGCCGCAGACCTGA
- a CDS encoding hybrid sensor histidine kinase/response regulator, which yields MTLPIPALRAMPARGDVLHILHLEDSELDHELVAMNLADDLPWTVRLERVEDEASFIHALETDPPHLVLSDFALPGYDGLSAFHAVHARDPLLPFIIVTGAMGEEIAVDTLRQGVTDYILKQRLERLVPSVRRAIAEVEARDSRARAEQAVHELNQSLQARLLEVERLRNTAERQSQRLEVQARQLEEALNLQKTFLAETSHELRTPLTALLGYLRRAEREAGGSQVLQDAQRVAENMTRLVNDLLQLSRGELVQNIEMHFMNLGTLLRQVGRDFSVKAEVPDVEIVGDPGRLTQVFVNLVSNAVRVSGSADLVSLNIVPRAGEIEIRVVDKGPGVPDAIKPRIFDKFYRGKEAGSAGLGLTIAQQVVTSHGGTIDVLDTPGGGATFRVRLPMPDEDNGEDDGYA from the coding sequence ATGACCCTGCCTATTCCCGCCCTCCGCGCCATGCCTGCTCGCGGCGACGTTCTGCACATCCTTCACCTGGAGGACAGCGAACTCGACCATGAACTCGTGGCGATGAACTTGGCCGACGACCTGCCGTGGACGGTGCGACTGGAGCGTGTGGAAGACGAGGCGTCATTTATTCACGCTCTGGAAACCGATCCGCCGCACTTGGTACTCAGCGACTTTGCCCTGCCCGGATACGACGGCCTGAGCGCCTTCCACGCCGTTCATGCCCGCGATCCGCTGCTGCCTTTCATTATCGTAACGGGCGCGATGGGCGAAGAAATCGCGGTGGATACCTTGCGGCAGGGTGTGACCGATTACATCCTGAAACAGCGGCTGGAACGCTTGGTGCCGAGTGTGCGCCGCGCCATTGCCGAGGTCGAGGCCCGCGATTCCCGCGCCCGCGCCGAGCAGGCCGTGCACGAACTGAACCAGTCGTTGCAGGCGAGGCTGCTGGAAGTAGAACGCCTGCGGAACACCGCCGAACGCCAAAGCCAGCGCTTAGAAGTGCAGGCGCGGCAACTGGAGGAGGCACTGAATCTTCAGAAGACGTTTTTGGCCGAAACCAGCCACGAACTCCGCACGCCCCTGACCGCCCTGCTAGGCTACCTACGCCGCGCCGAACGCGAGGCAGGCGGCAGCCAAGTGCTGCAAGATGCCCAGCGCGTGGCCGAAAATATGACCCGCCTCGTCAATGACCTGTTGCAATTGTCTCGCGGCGAACTGGTGCAGAACATAGAAATGCATTTTATGAATCTGGGCACACTGCTGCGGCAAGTGGGCCGAGACTTTAGTGTGAAAGCCGAAGTGCCTGACGTAGAAATCGTGGGTGATCCGGGCCGCCTGACGCAGGTGTTCGTGAATTTGGTCAGCAATGCCGTGCGCGTGTCGGGGTCAGCCGATCTGGTCAGCCTGAACATCGTGCCACGGGCCGGAGAAATAGAGATTCGCGTCGTCGACAAAGGCCCCGGCGTGCCCGACGCCATCAAGCCGCGCATTTTCGACAAGTTCTACCGGGGCAAAGAGGCAGGTTCGGCGGGGCTGGGCCTCACCATCGCGCAGCAAGTGGTCACGTCGCACGGCGGCACGATTGACGTGCTGGACACCCCCGGCGGCGGCGCAACCTTCCGCGTGCGCCTGCCCATGCCCGATGAAGACAATGGGGAAGACGACGGGTACGCCTAG
- a CDS encoding OsmC family protein, whose translation MKKTLNVTWLGEQRYLGVSESGHQLLIDNSPTKIGVSPMEALLGALATCTAYDVVEIMKKRRTPLSSYRIEVEGERADTDPKRYTTITVRHIASGEGVTEDALSKAAHLSHEKYCSVAASISSEIVLETKLG comes from the coding sequence ATGAAGAAGACCCTGAACGTGACTTGGTTGGGCGAGCAACGCTACCTCGGCGTCAGCGAGAGCGGCCACCAACTGCTGATCGACAACAGCCCCACCAAAATCGGTGTGTCCCCAATGGAAGCCCTGCTGGGCGCACTTGCTACCTGCACTGCCTATGACGTGGTGGAAATTATGAAAAAGCGCCGCACGCCGTTAAGCAGCTACCGCATAGAAGTGGAAGGCGAGCGGGCCGACACCGATCCCAAACGCTACACCACCATCACCGTGCGCCATATCGCCAGCGGGGAAGGCGTGACCGAGGACGCGCTGAGCAAGGCCGCCCACCTGAGCCACGAAAAATACTGCTCGGTGGCGGCGAGTATCAGCAGTGAAATCGTGCTGGAAACTAAATTGGGGTAG
- a CDS encoding peptidoglycan D,D-transpeptidase FtsI family protein: MSRARAGDVIDRRNRIRKKAGGGAVGTGGRAGAGRVGTKAQVSGAPAVQWVAFGLSLALAGLGFRLYQLQITQHSQFAVQADSNFQRDEVIPALRGEIRTRDGVLLATNRLAVDLIYTGRRDPKDPEQAFPAWDKIVYLAGIQPDVLSGGQPREPDRSKETETVLARNIPQDKLSALYEYTVLIPSLELRERVERIYPENKFAAHALGYVLEANEEQVAQGEYTVGDLVGVSGLEYSLQQTLQGKNGLRRREVTANGKPQTDRVLNAGQKGQDVTLTIDSRLQRAAEQALREGLTDVNAGRLKYAQPPEPLTRGAIIAIDPRTNEVLAMASSPTFDPNWFSRVPSPDNAAKTAALLSSSLDAVMQNRVVQTFDAGSVFKPASTLAYIERWGNKTFNCLPSVRFGGPRYNWYRSGSLGNVDGRLAIAYSCNTWYYQASIDADPITYANYLGKRAYELGFGRPTGLELVGEKSGYLPTPLNFADTYKSANLRRKAAGEEPLVYYPGQSLSFAIGQDSLLVTPAQVTSVLSTIVNEGKRRPLTLVKAVAGKPVPRPLPEQVPGKQADFRLVKEGMNITTAGTTPWGTAQHVVGPQWFPVRTAGKTGTAENGMSFRKGYAYTNAWYEGYGPIDNPNFMVVAFFQNGGEGSGPALNATAKMYAARWCLTLDERHHATGPQQPCMGELDNMHKVMKIRAQRAAATAAKGTAEE; encoded by the coding sequence GTCTGGCGCTGGCGGGGCTGGGGTTCCGGCTGTACCAGTTGCAGATCACGCAGCACAGCCAATTTGCCGTGCAGGCCGACAGCAACTTTCAGCGCGACGAAGTGATTCCCGCCCTGCGCGGCGAAATTCGTACCCGTGACGGCGTGTTGCTGGCGACCAACCGCCTCGCGGTAGACCTAATCTATACCGGGCGGCGCGACCCCAAAGACCCCGAACAAGCGTTTCCGGCTTGGGACAAGATCGTGTATTTGGCGGGAATCCAGCCCGACGTGCTGAGCGGCGGCCAACCCCGCGAACCTGACCGCAGCAAAGAAACGGAAACCGTGTTGGCCCGCAACATCCCGCAGGACAAGCTGTCGGCCCTGTACGAATACACGGTGCTGATTCCCAGCCTAGAACTGCGCGAACGTGTAGAGCGGATCTATCCTGAGAATAAGTTCGCTGCACACGCGCTGGGCTACGTGCTGGAAGCCAATGAGGAGCAGGTCGCGCAGGGCGAATATACGGTGGGCGACCTCGTGGGCGTGTCGGGACTGGAGTACAGCCTGCAACAGACGTTACAGGGCAAAAACGGCCTGCGCCGCCGCGAAGTGACGGCCAACGGCAAGCCCCAAACAGACCGGGTGCTGAATGCGGGCCAAAAAGGGCAAGACGTGACCCTGACGATAGACAGCCGCCTGCAACGCGCCGCCGAACAGGCCCTTCGGGAAGGCTTGACCGATGTGAACGCGGGCCGCCTGAAGTACGCTCAGCCCCCCGAACCGCTGACACGCGGCGCAATTATTGCCATAGACCCGCGTACCAACGAGGTTTTGGCAATGGCGAGCAGCCCCACCTTCGACCCCAATTGGTTTTCCCGTGTGCCCAGCCCCGACAACGCGGCCAAAACAGCGGCTCTGCTCTCGAGCAGCCTGGACGCCGTGATGCAAAACCGGGTGGTACAGACCTTCGATGCAGGCAGTGTGTTTAAGCCCGCCAGCACGCTGGCCTATATAGAACGCTGGGGCAACAAGACCTTCAATTGCCTGCCCAGCGTGCGGTTCGGCGGCCCGCGCTACAACTGGTACCGCAGCGGCAGCCTCGGCAACGTGGATGGGCGGCTGGCCATCGCCTATTCGTGCAATACGTGGTACTACCAAGCCTCTATAGACGCCGACCCCATCACCTATGCCAACTATCTGGGCAAGCGGGCCTACGAGTTGGGCTTCGGGCGGCCCACCGGGCTGGAACTGGTGGGCGAAAAGAGCGGATATTTGCCCACGCCGCTGAATTTTGCCGACACTTACAAGAGCGCCAACTTGCGCCGCAAGGCTGCCGGAGAAGAACCCTTGGTGTATTACCCCGGCCAGTCGCTCAGCTTTGCCATCGGGCAAGACAGTCTGTTGGTCACGCCCGCACAGGTCACGTCGGTGCTGAGTACGATTGTGAACGAGGGCAAACGCCGCCCGCTGACGCTGGTGAAAGCGGTGGCAGGCAAGCCCGTACCGCGCCCACTGCCCGAACAGGTGCCGGGCAAACAGGCCGACTTCCGGCTGGTCAAGGAAGGCATGAACATCACCACTGCCGGAACGACCCCTTGGGGTACGGCTCAGCATGTGGTGGGGCCGCAGTGGTTCCCGGTACGCACCGCAGGCAAAACCGGAACTGCCGAAAACGGAATGAGCTTCCGTAAAGGCTACGCCTACACCAACGCTTGGTACGAGGGCTATGGCCCCATCGACAACCCTAATTTTATGGTCGTGGCGTTCTTTCAAAACGGTGGCGAAGGCTCCGGCCCCGCCCTGAACGCCACCGCCAAAATGTACGCCGCCCGCTGGTGCCTGACCCTAGACGAACGCCACCACGCCACTGGGCCTCAGCAGCCCTGCATGGGCGAACTGGACAACATGCACAAGGTCATGAAAATCCGGGCGCAGCGGGCCGCCGCCACTGCCGCAAAGGGGACGGCGGAAGAATAA